Sequence from the Pirellulales bacterium genome:
TCGATACATCCAAATCGCCGTACAGCGTCATGGCCACGGTGCGAGGAATGGGGGTAGCGGTCATCACCAAATAATGCGGATCGGCGCCGGCCTGCTTCAACGTCGCCCGTTGCCGCACGCCGAAGCGATGTTGCTCGTCAATCACCACCAGCCCCAATTGCTTGAACTGTGCCTCGGCATACACAATGGCCTGCGTGCCCACGATCAAATCGATTTCGCCCGTCGCCAGCTTTTGCAACGTTTCTTCGCGCTCCTTGGCGGTCAAGCTGCCGCTGAGCAGCGCCATCCGCACCTGGCTATTGGCCAGCATTTTTTGCAGCGTCCGCAAATGTTGCCGAGCCAGCACTTCGGTCGGCGCCATCAGCGCGGCCTGGCAGCGATGGGCCACGGCCAACAGCATCGCATAAACCGCCACCACGGTTTTGCCGCAACCCACGTCTCCTTGCAGCAAGCGGTTCATCGGCGTGGGGCGAGCCAAGTCGGCGGCAATTTCATCGATCGCCCGGCGCTGCCCCGGCGTCAGCTCAAACGGAAACAACCGCGTAATGCGGGCGTCAATTTTCGCGCTGGTTTCCAGCAGCGGAGCCTGGCGACGAGTTTCTTGCACATTGCGCCGCAGTGCCATCGCCAACTGCAACACAAACATCTCTTGATAAATGAAGCGCCGCCGGGCTGGTTGCACGTTTTCCTTGCTCGCAGGAAAATGAATTTCGTGCACGGCGGTTTGAATGGGAAGCAAACGGTGGGCCGCCAAATACGGCTGCGGAAACGCTTCTTCCAGCAAGCCCGCATATGCTTCTAGCGCTTGCTTTACAATGTATCGCAGGCCGCTTTGCTTGAGCCCCTCGGTCAGCGAATACACCGGCAACAGTTGCGCGCCGGGCTTTTCCCCTTCGTCGGAATCGATCCATTGCACGCGCGGATGGGCCATTTCCCAGCGGCCTCCTTTCAACCGGGGCTTGCCGGAAACCAACACTTCCTGTCCTTGCCGCAATTTATCGGCCATGAACGGCATGTTGAACCACAACGCCCGCAAGTACTGCGAATCCTGCCGCAGCAGCACGCCCAAGATAAAGCGGCCCGTCCCCGTGTTTCGCAAATCGATTTCTTCCACCGTGCCGCGCACGCTTTGCAGCTTATCTTCTTCCAAGGCGTCAATGCGGCGCACGTCGCTCAGGTCTTGATAATCGCGCGGGAAATTGAATAGCACGTCGGCCGCCGTGCGCATGCCAATTCGCTGCAGCAGCTTGGCTCGATCAGGCCCCACACCTTTCAAAAACTGCACCGGCGTGGCTAATTCCTCCAGGGCCGATTTTCCAGCGGCACGATTGGCAGTCCTGCTATCAACCGCAGGTCGAGGCGTGGTCGAAATATCGTTCATGTCAGTATTGTAAAGCAGTGAAGAACAACCGACGAGGGACGGGGAATGCGAAGTGGGGAATGGGGAGTGTGGAGTGGGTAATGCGGAATCTGGAGTGGGGAATAATTGTTTGGCCAAGTTTTTTATTTCTTGGACACAATTCTGTGATTCTGTCCGCCACGTCGCAATTGGCCCGCCGTCAGTTTGCGGCTTCCGCCGAATGGCTGCATCACACAACTCAGGCAATTTTCGTCCGCAGGCGTGCATTGTTAGTAAATTGTTGACACGTTTTATGGATGACTGATTCGCCGGGCGTAACGGGCGTTAATAGTATTAACGACAGGGTGGCTGGGATCGACCGCAGGGAGCCCCCAGTGCGACCCGCGGGGTAACGCGGGCAACTGTTCATCAGTATACTAACTCCCGATTTTCCGGCAAGTGATTTTTTGGGCCACTATGCTCCGCAATTACCATCTCCCTCTCCCTTGATGGGAGAGGACCAGGGGTGAGGCTGCTGACCCGCACCGGCGATGCCATTGCCGGAGTAATGCGCG
This genomic interval carries:
- the recG gene encoding ATP-dependent DNA helicase RecG, producing MNDISTTPRPAVDSRTANRAAGKSALEELATPVQFLKGVGPDRAKLLQRIGMRTAADVLFNFPRDYQDLSDVRRIDALEEDKLQSVRGTVEEIDLRNTGTGRFILGVLLRQDSQYLRALWFNMPFMADKLRQGQEVLVSGKPRLKGGRWEMAHPRVQWIDSDEGEKPGAQLLPVYSLTEGLKQSGLRYIVKQALEAYAGLLEEAFPQPYLAAHRLLPIQTAVHEIHFPASKENVQPARRRFIYQEMFVLQLAMALRRNVQETRRQAPLLETSAKIDARITRLFPFELTPGQRRAIDEIAADLARPTPMNRLLQGDVGCGKTVVAVYAMLLAVAHRCQAALMAPTEVLARQHLRTLQKMLANSQVRMALLSGSLTAKEREETLQKLATGEIDLIVGTQAIVYAEAQFKQLGLVVIDEQHRFGVRQRATLKQAGADPHYLVMTATPIPRTVAMTLYGDLDVSIISESPPGRLPVHTYLAEEENRAKWWDFFRRHLREGRQGYVIVPLVEVSEHVDTANLQATFEELAHGELEAFRLGLMHGRMSAEEKDAALGEFAAGRTQVLVATSVVEVGIDVPNATLMTILGADRFGLAQLHQMRGRVSRGKFQGNCCVFATERSDKDKTERSDKDTTERNATTTEPTDNTNERLQAFVSTTDGFRLAEIDFQQRGAGDLVGTRQHGLSPFRMADLVRDSVVAAEAREDARQVIAADPELSQTEHARLRQLVLSRYGAALDLGGVG